One genomic region from Nitrospira sp. encodes:
- the dnaJ gene encoding molecular chaperone DnaJ: protein MASVSKRDYYETLGVDRNVSDDELKKAYRKLARQHHPDLHAGDHQKKSAEEKFKEINEAYEILSDQEKRKRYDMFGHAGAQQGGPGFEGFDFGRGGFGDVFNDIFEDFFGQARGGGATRAERGNDLQYNLEITFEEAVYGKEAKLKIPRWEICVDCKGTGAKSAAAIKPCASCKGAGQLRFQQGFFSVSRPCGQCEGTGHFVTEPCLACQGRQRIYKERTIAVHIPAGIETGMRLRLSNEGEHGPNGGPPGDLYVAVTVRPHQIFHRKGLDIACDVPINLVTAVLGGKVEVPTLKGETVIKVPPGTQHDKVLRIKGLGIPSLKGGSTGDQVYTIKVKIPTKLTARQKELLVEYAKESGMTMEANDEGFFDKMKTFFE from the coding sequence ATGGCATCCGTGTCAAAACGCGATTACTACGAAACACTCGGTGTTGATCGGAACGTCTCCGACGACGAGCTGAAGAAGGCGTACCGGAAACTAGCCCGCCAGCACCATCCGGATCTCCACGCCGGCGACCATCAGAAGAAGTCCGCCGAAGAAAAATTCAAAGAAATCAACGAAGCCTACGAAATACTGAGCGATCAGGAAAAGCGAAAGCGCTACGACATGTTCGGCCATGCCGGCGCACAGCAAGGTGGGCCTGGTTTTGAAGGGTTTGATTTCGGACGCGGCGGATTCGGGGATGTGTTCAATGACATCTTCGAGGATTTTTTCGGCCAAGCGCGAGGAGGCGGGGCAACTCGTGCTGAACGTGGCAACGATCTCCAATACAACCTCGAAATCACGTTTGAGGAAGCCGTCTACGGGAAAGAGGCCAAACTCAAGATCCCGCGCTGGGAAATTTGCGTCGACTGCAAAGGGACCGGCGCAAAGTCGGCAGCAGCCATCAAGCCATGTGCCAGCTGCAAAGGCGCGGGGCAACTACGCTTTCAGCAGGGGTTCTTCAGTGTCAGCCGACCTTGTGGTCAATGTGAAGGCACCGGCCACTTTGTCACGGAACCCTGCTTGGCCTGCCAAGGGCGCCAACGGATTTACAAAGAACGCACCATCGCCGTCCATATCCCAGCCGGCATAGAGACCGGCATGCGACTTCGTCTCTCCAACGAAGGAGAGCATGGTCCGAACGGTGGGCCTCCCGGCGACCTCTATGTGGCCGTTACTGTCAGGCCTCATCAAATTTTTCATCGCAAGGGCCTCGATATCGCCTGTGATGTGCCCATCAACCTTGTCACAGCCGTTCTCGGTGGAAAAGTGGAAGTCCCGACCCTCAAGGGAGAAACTGTCATTAAAGTGCCGCCCGGCACACAACATGACAAGGTCCTTCGGATTAAAGGGTTGGGGATTCCCAGCCTGAAGGGAGGTTCGACAGGCGATCAGGTCTATACGATCAAGGTCAAGATTCCCACCAAATTGACGGCCAGACAAAAAGAACTGCTGGTGGAGTACGCGAAAGAAAGCGGCATGACCATGGAAGCCAACGACGAGGGCTTCTTCGATAAGATGAAGACCTTCTTCGAGTAA
- the dnaK gene encoding molecular chaperone DnaK produces the protein MGKVIGIDLGTTNSCVAIMSGGDPVVIANAEGSRTTPSVVAITDKSERLVGQIAKRQAITNPENTIFSVKRLMGRKFKSREVQEALKRLPYKVVEADNGDAHVELRGKRYSPPEISAMILQKMRQTAEDYLGEKVTEAVVTVPAYFDDSQRQATKDAGQIAGLNVLRIINEPTAASLAYGLDKKKDERIAVYDLGGGTFDISVLEIGEGVFEVKSTNGDTYLGGDDFDQRVMDWLVDEFKKDQGIDLRKDRMALQRLKESAERAKIELSSSQETELNLPFITADASGPKHMVTKLTRAKLEQLVDDLILRTIEPCRKALSDAGVTAKDIQEIVLVGGMTRMPKVIQAVKDFFGKEPHRGVNPDEVVAIGAGIQGGVLKGEVKDVLLLDVTPLSLGIETLGGVFTKLIERNTTVPTKKSQVFSTAADNQTAVTIRVFQGEREMANDNKLLGQFDLVGIPPAPRGMPQIEVTFDIDANGIVHVSAKDLATQKEQSIKITASSGLSKDEVEKLVRDAQSHTEDDKKRRKLAEAKNQADSLVYQTEKNITEYGDKVSAEEKTKIQDAVAAVKKALEGTDAEAIESATQSLMTASHKLAEEMYKKAAASPGPQPGASSPDSSAGETKTDEKVVDAEFEEVDKDRK, from the coding sequence ATGGGTAAAGTCATCGGTATCGATCTCGGGACCACCAACTCTTGTGTGGCGATTATGAGCGGCGGAGACCCCGTCGTGATCGCCAACGCCGAAGGGAGCCGGACCACTCCTTCCGTCGTTGCCATCACCGATAAAAGTGAACGGCTGGTCGGGCAAATCGCAAAACGGCAAGCGATTACCAACCCCGAGAACACTATTTTCTCCGTCAAGCGCCTGATGGGCCGCAAGTTCAAGAGCCGTGAGGTTCAAGAAGCCCTGAAGCGGCTCCCCTATAAAGTCGTTGAGGCCGACAACGGCGATGCCCACGTGGAATTGCGCGGCAAGCGCTATAGCCCACCGGAAATCTCAGCGATGATCCTGCAGAAAATGCGGCAGACCGCTGAGGACTACCTCGGCGAAAAGGTCACTGAGGCCGTTGTGACTGTCCCTGCCTATTTTGACGACAGCCAGCGCCAGGCAACCAAAGATGCCGGCCAGATTGCCGGTCTGAACGTCCTGCGTATCATCAATGAACCGACAGCTGCCTCCCTCGCCTACGGCCTTGACAAGAAGAAAGACGAACGGATTGCCGTGTACGATCTGGGCGGCGGGACCTTCGATATCTCCGTGCTTGAAATCGGGGAAGGCGTCTTCGAGGTGAAATCCACCAATGGTGATACCTATCTCGGGGGTGATGACTTCGATCAACGCGTGATGGATTGGCTGGTCGATGAGTTCAAAAAAGATCAGGGCATCGATCTGCGGAAAGACCGAATGGCGCTTCAACGCCTGAAAGAATCGGCGGAACGGGCCAAGATCGAGCTGTCATCGTCCCAAGAAACAGAACTCAACCTGCCCTTCATCACAGCCGATGCCAGCGGTCCCAAGCACATGGTCACGAAACTGACGCGAGCCAAGCTCGAACAGCTGGTGGACGACTTGATTCTGCGCACGATCGAGCCTTGCCGTAAGGCCTTGTCCGACGCAGGCGTCACCGCCAAGGATATCCAAGAAATCGTGCTGGTCGGCGGCATGACCCGCATGCCGAAAGTGATCCAAGCGGTGAAGGACTTCTTCGGAAAGGAACCACACCGTGGAGTGAATCCCGACGAAGTCGTCGCCATTGGGGCCGGCATCCAAGGCGGAGTCCTCAAAGGAGAGGTCAAGGACGTTCTGCTCCTCGATGTGACTCCATTGTCGTTGGGCATTGAGACGCTGGGGGGCGTATTCACCAAGCTCATCGAGCGTAACACGACCGTTCCGACCAAAAAGAGCCAGGTGTTCTCGACGGCAGCCGATAATCAAACGGCCGTCACCATCCGCGTCTTCCAAGGCGAACGGGAAATGGCGAATGACAACAAACTACTTGGGCAGTTCGACTTGGTCGGCATTCCACCGGCGCCTCGCGGCATGCCGCAGATTGAAGTGACGTTCGATATCGATGCCAACGGCATCGTGCACGTATCGGCTAAGGATCTGGCCACCCAGAAAGAACAATCCATCAAGATCACGGCTTCCAGCGGTCTCAGCAAAGACGAAGTCGAAAAGCTCGTCCGAGACGCGCAGTCGCACACCGAAGACGACAAAAAACGCCGTAAATTGGCGGAAGCCAAGAACCAGGCGGATAGTCTGGTCTATCAAACCGAGAAAAACATCACGGAATACGGTGACAAAGTCTCCGCTGAGGAAAAGACAAAAATCCAGGATGCCGTCGCAGCCGTCAAGAAGGCGCTCGAGGGTACCGATGCCGAGGCCATCGAATCAGCGACTCAATCGCTCATGACGGCATCACATAAGTTAGCCGAGGAGATGTATAAGAAAGCCGCCGCATCTCCAGGCCCGCAGCCTGGCGCTTCGTCTCCGGACAGCAGTGCCGGCGAGACCAAGACCGACGAGAAAGTCGTGGACGCAGAATTTGAAGAAGTAGACAAAGACAGGAAATAG
- the grpE gene encoding nucleotide exchange factor GrpE — protein sequence MSDDQEQEKINTNTIDNLEENSRVTDAGPSGQEELAGKTEECKALNDKYLRLAAEFENYKRLTQRDQREQIRFGNEQLLKELLSVVDNLERAIKAAQTNRGDSALVQGVELTLKQLSGILAKFGVQAIETSGQDFDPSAHQAVSYGPSNDIPANKVLDEFQKGYRLHDRILRAAMVSVSSGPARPSEHDSTTN from the coding sequence ATGAGTGACGACCAAGAGCAGGAAAAAATAAACACCAATACAATCGATAACTTAGAGGAAAATTCTCGCGTCACAGATGCAGGCCCCTCGGGTCAGGAAGAATTGGCCGGCAAGACGGAAGAGTGTAAAGCGCTCAATGACAAGTATCTCCGGCTGGCCGCGGAATTTGAAAACTATAAACGGCTGACCCAACGTGACCAGCGTGAGCAGATTCGATTCGGGAATGAACAGCTTCTCAAAGAGCTGCTGTCGGTTGTCGATAACCTGGAGCGGGCGATCAAGGCGGCTCAGACCAACCGAGGCGATTCGGCGCTCGTCCAGGGTGTGGAACTGACACTCAAGCAACTATCCGGCATCCTAGCCAAGTTCGGTGTGCAGGCGATCGAAACATCCGGTCAGGACTTCGATCCAAGCGCACATCAGGCCGTCTCGTATGGGCCATCGAACGACATACCGGCGAATAAAGTATTGGACGAGTTTCAAAAAGGGTATCGGCTGCACGATAGGATACTGCGGGCGGCAATGGTCAGTGTATCGTCGGGCCCGGCCCGTCCAAGCGAACATGACTCAACGACGAACTGA
- a CDS encoding type III pantothenate kinase gives MSPMLLAIDIGNTNVVAGIFDGSTLLTHWRLATDPKTTADEYGVLCLSLMARDGRIPEHITGAIISSVVPALTDTFESMVETSFGCIPITVSPDMDTGLTLNYSNPKEIGSDRIVNAAAAYEKFRRDLIIVDFGTATTFCAVNRDGEYLGGVIAPGLTISAEALFTRAAKLSKVELARPKTVIGTDTAGSIQSGLIFGYAGLVDTLVQRMEGEMGRTSYVIATGGLASVIAPEARSIQHIEPFLTLHGLELLYRRARDTSLKHWV, from the coding sequence ATGAGTCCGATGCTCTTAGCCATCGATATCGGGAATACCAACGTTGTCGCGGGAATCTTTGACGGGTCGACCCTGTTGACCCATTGGCGGTTGGCGACCGACCCCAAGACCACTGCCGATGAGTACGGTGTCCTTTGCCTCAGCCTCATGGCCCGAGATGGGCGCATCCCAGAACACATCACCGGTGCGATCATTTCCAGCGTCGTTCCCGCCCTCACGGACACGTTCGAGTCGATGGTTGAAACGTCCTTTGGCTGCATTCCGATCACCGTCTCGCCCGACATGGATACAGGCTTAACACTGAACTACTCGAACCCGAAAGAGATCGGAAGCGACCGTATTGTGAATGCGGCCGCGGCCTATGAGAAGTTTCGCCGCGACCTCATCATCGTCGATTTCGGCACGGCGACGACATTTTGCGCGGTCAACCGAGATGGAGAATATCTTGGAGGCGTGATCGCGCCTGGCCTGACTATTTCTGCGGAAGCCCTGTTCACACGGGCTGCAAAGCTGAGCAAAGTTGAGCTCGCCCGGCCCAAGACCGTCATTGGAACGGATACTGCCGGTAGTATCCAGTCGGGGCTCATCTTCGGCTACGCCGGTCTCGTGGATACCCTTGTTCAGCGCATGGAAGGTGAAATGGGGCGCACATCATATGTGATCGCCACCGGTGGATTAGCATCGGTGATTGCGCCGGAGGCACGATCAATTCAACATATTGAACCGTTTTTGACCCTTCATGGGCTTGAGCTCCTCTATCGCCGTGCGCGGGACACGAGCCTGAAGCACTGGGTCTAG
- a CDS encoding biotin--[acetyl-CoA-carboxylase] ligase gives MVSATPLNIDSIRSTLATTSLGHVLYLHQDLPSTNTEAASLVRAGAPHGTVVIAESQSGGYGRHGRTWFSPPRLNIYCSVIVRGMGENLSLSQWLSWVPLASALAVTEAVQQMAAVSLSLKWPNDLLLHERKVGGILCESSFATTNDPVVVIGIGLNVNVPPVSFPEDLRPIAASLIEASRGPIDRNRLIVQLLLELEHCLDELQSHGSVRLRQAYTTRCATLGRRVRVQFTNDRLIVGIAEALSPDGALQVKTLSSHSRSQPMSLVEVRAADVMHLRE, from the coding sequence ATGGTGTCCGCCACCCCACTCAATATCGATAGTATTCGCAGTACCCTTGCGACTACGTCACTTGGTCACGTCTTGTATCTCCACCAGGATCTGCCCTCAACCAACACAGAGGCGGCTTCACTGGTTCGAGCAGGTGCACCACACGGCACCGTCGTCATTGCTGAAAGCCAGTCAGGCGGCTATGGCCGACATGGACGCACCTGGTTCTCGCCGCCGAGGTTGAACATCTATTGCTCCGTCATTGTACGTGGGATGGGGGAAAACCTTTCCCTTTCTCAATGGTTATCCTGGGTGCCGCTTGCCAGCGCTCTGGCCGTGACCGAGGCCGTTCAACAGATGGCGGCTGTGTCCCTTTCGTTGAAGTGGCCGAACGACCTGCTTCTCCATGAGCGCAAAGTCGGCGGGATTCTCTGCGAGAGCAGCTTCGCGACAACTAACGACCCGGTCGTGGTCATCGGCATCGGGCTCAATGTGAATGTTCCTCCGGTGTCTTTTCCGGAAGACTTGCGACCGATTGCGGCCTCATTGATTGAAGCTTCACGAGGACCGATCGACCGGAATCGACTCATTGTTCAACTGCTTCTGGAACTTGAACATTGTCTCGACGAGCTTCAATCCCATGGGTCGGTCCGGCTACGCCAGGCCTATACAACTCGCTGTGCCACATTGGGACGCCGGGTTCGCGTCCAGTTCACGAATGATCGATTAATCGTCGGCATCGCAGAAGCTCTTTCTCCCGACGGCGCGCTGCAAGTTAAGACCTTGTCATCTCACTCTCGATCACAACCGATGTCTCTCGTCGAGGTCCGCGCAGCCGATGTCATGCATCTGCGAGAGTAG
- the nadC gene encoding carboxylating nicotinate-nucleotide diphosphorylase: MATLPAADIRRVVRQGLEEDLAQGDATTVSLFPSPVPARAEIIAQQPLVVAGMAAAVQTFLMVDPSLRLSVCKRDGDQAKNREPLLHIEGDGRSILQAERVALNFLQHLSGIATLTQRFCRAVSGYPAKILDTRKTLPGWRALQKWAVSLGGGINHRRSLSDGILIKDNHLALLQRTRRPVERACRLAHAHRSSMLPIIVEVESLSDIRQALAGKPEVILLDNMAPDLVRRAVALIKKQALVEVSGGITLKNVRAMAAAGADRISIGALTHSAPAATISLVMTLARPSQRRRS, encoded by the coding sequence ATGGCCACACTCCCTGCCGCAGATATCCGGCGAGTCGTGCGTCAGGGACTTGAAGAAGACCTGGCTCAGGGCGATGCCACGACCGTATCGCTTTTCCCCTCTCCGGTACCGGCTCGGGCCGAGATCATCGCGCAACAGCCGTTGGTTGTGGCAGGAATGGCCGCAGCGGTTCAGACCTTTCTCATGGTCGATCCTTCCCTGCGGTTGTCGGTCTGCAAACGCGACGGCGACCAAGCTAAGAATCGAGAGCCGCTCCTTCATATCGAGGGTGACGGGCGGTCCATTCTGCAGGCCGAGCGAGTTGCTTTGAACTTTCTCCAACACCTGTCCGGGATCGCCACCTTGACGCAACGGTTCTGCCGGGCCGTGAGCGGCTACCCTGCCAAGATCCTGGATACCAGGAAAACGCTTCCAGGCTGGCGCGCGCTTCAGAAGTGGGCCGTTTCGCTCGGCGGTGGGATCAACCACCGCCGATCATTGAGTGACGGCATCTTGATTAAAGATAATCATCTGGCCCTCCTCCAACGCACCCGACGACCGGTTGAACGGGCATGTCGATTGGCACATGCCCATCGGTCAAGCATGCTCCCGATCATTGTCGAGGTGGAATCCCTCTCTGATATCCGGCAGGCACTCGCCGGGAAGCCTGAGGTTATTCTGCTGGACAACATGGCTCCGGACCTGGTCAGACGTGCTGTGGCATTGATCAAGAAGCAGGCCCTGGTGGAAGTATCAGGCGGCATCACGCTGAAGAACGTTCGTGCCATGGCTGCAGCCGGCGCCGATCGCATCTCCATCGGAGCCCTCACCCATTCTGCTCCGGCAGCAACGATCAGCCTTGTCATGACGTTGGCTCGGCCTTCACAACGCCGACGTTCGTAG
- a CDS encoding valine--tRNA ligase, translating into MPAELIDPIQMAPFQLEKAYDPKAVETRWSREWLGRGYFHASPEQPGQPYCIVIPPPNVTGSLHVGHALNHSLQDILIRWRRMQGRNTLWLPGTDHAGIATQNVVEKQLMAEGLSRESLGREQFVERVWQWKATSGNTIINQQKQLGESCDWDRLRFTMDEGLSKAVIEVFVRLYEDGLIYRGERLINWCPRCLTALSDIEVEHEEVKGKLYHLRYPLADDPSTGLIVATTRPETMLGDTAVAVHPDDPRYRHLIGKRARLPLTTREIPIVGDSILVDLEFGTGAVKITPAHDFNDYEAGERHKLARLAILDHHALLDEDGMQKADVDHTVIHLLRGLPVSKARTKVEELLEARKLLIKVEAHKMAVGKCYRCKTVVEPYLSPQWFVDIKPLAEPAIKAVEQGRIRIVPEGWANNYLGWMRDIKDWCISRQIWWGHQIPAWYCLSCNAKQIIRTATQTTILQGASPIVSKTAPTNCPSCGGKDLYRDPDVLDTWFSSALWPFSTLGWPEQTSELKTYYPTSVLVTGLDILFFWVARMIMMGLKFMGDVPFKDVYIHALVRDAEGQKMSKSKGNVIDPLHVMGQFGTDALRFTLASMASPGRDIKLAEERIEGYRNFANKIWNAARFALMYLDGPRTALPPTQRTFPDRWILSRLAHTIRAVTAELESYRFDRAAAVLYQFIWHEYCDWYLELIKPVLQTPEHPDGASTRHTLVETLETTMRLLHPFMPFITEEIWQTIPHQGDSIVVQNYPGPDQAWTAPDAEQHFALFEQTVGLARTGRALLNYPHGQQISFHVGHDDPNKQSRLHELQRHLAHLSRGTIEVSSPRDWPAARLLRLVMEGLSVGIAVAEDVDLKKAIERLAKQITETDKELQRIDGKLKNAEFVSKAPPDVIAEHQKRVQTLSRDHVLLTNSDRQLRAMFAT; encoded by the coding sequence ATGCCGGCCGAACTTATTGATCCGATTCAAATGGCTCCATTCCAACTCGAAAAAGCCTATGACCCGAAAGCCGTCGAAACTCGATGGTCGCGTGAATGGCTCGGGCGCGGATACTTCCACGCCTCACCGGAACAACCAGGTCAACCGTATTGTATCGTCATTCCCCCACCGAACGTCACAGGATCGCTCCATGTCGGCCATGCGCTCAATCATTCGCTCCAAGACATTCTGATCCGGTGGCGGCGCATGCAGGGACGTAATACCCTCTGGCTCCCCGGAACCGACCACGCCGGCATTGCCACGCAAAACGTGGTGGAAAAGCAGCTGATGGCCGAAGGCCTGTCACGAGAGTCGCTGGGACGGGAACAATTCGTCGAACGGGTCTGGCAATGGAAAGCGACGTCGGGTAACACGATCATCAATCAACAAAAGCAGCTGGGAGAATCCTGCGACTGGGACCGTTTGCGATTTACGATGGACGAAGGCTTGTCCAAAGCCGTCATCGAAGTTTTCGTACGGCTGTATGAAGACGGGTTGATCTATCGTGGCGAGCGGCTCATCAATTGGTGTCCACGCTGCCTGACGGCCCTCTCCGACATTGAAGTGGAACATGAGGAGGTGAAAGGGAAACTCTATCACCTCCGCTATCCGTTAGCGGACGATCCAAGCACCGGTTTGATCGTGGCCACCACGCGGCCGGAAACGATGCTGGGCGACACAGCTGTCGCCGTCCATCCGGACGATCCTCGGTATCGCCATCTGATCGGCAAGAGGGCCCGCCTGCCGCTGACTACGCGTGAGATTCCGATCGTAGGCGATTCGATCTTGGTGGATCTCGAATTTGGAACCGGAGCAGTCAAAATCACTCCGGCACACGACTTCAATGACTATGAAGCGGGAGAGCGGCATAAACTCGCGCGCCTTGCAATCCTCGACCATCACGCGCTGCTTGATGAAGACGGCATGCAAAAAGCCGATGTGGACCACACCGTCATTCACTTGCTGCGTGGCCTCCCCGTCTCGAAGGCCCGAACAAAGGTGGAAGAGCTGCTGGAAGCGCGCAAGCTGCTTATAAAAGTTGAAGCCCACAAGATGGCCGTGGGGAAATGTTATCGCTGCAAGACCGTTGTGGAGCCCTACTTGTCCCCACAATGGTTCGTCGATATTAAGCCGTTGGCTGAGCCGGCCATCAAGGCGGTGGAACAGGGTCGCATCCGTATCGTTCCCGAAGGATGGGCCAACAACTATCTCGGCTGGATGCGAGATATCAAAGACTGGTGCATCTCACGGCAAATTTGGTGGGGGCATCAAATTCCTGCCTGGTACTGTCTCAGCTGCAATGCCAAGCAGATCATCCGTACAGCAACTCAAACGACCATCTTGCAAGGAGCATCTCCTATAGTATCTAAAACCGCTCCAACGAATTGCCCTTCATGCGGCGGGAAGGATCTCTATCGGGATCCCGACGTCCTCGATACCTGGTTCTCCTCCGCCCTGTGGCCCTTCTCGACCTTGGGATGGCCGGAGCAAACCTCTGAGTTGAAGACCTACTATCCAACATCGGTTCTGGTAACCGGCCTCGACATTCTGTTCTTCTGGGTCGCCCGCATGATCATGATGGGGCTCAAGTTCATGGGGGACGTGCCATTCAAAGACGTCTATATCCATGCCTTGGTCCGCGACGCAGAAGGCCAGAAGATGAGCAAGTCCAAGGGCAACGTGATCGACCCGCTGCACGTCATGGGTCAATTCGGCACCGACGCCCTTCGGTTCACCCTTGCCTCCATGGCCTCGCCGGGACGCGATATCAAGCTGGCCGAAGAACGGATCGAAGGCTACCGCAATTTCGCCAATAAGATTTGGAATGCCGCGCGATTCGCCTTGATGTACCTCGACGGGCCGCGCACCGCTCTCCCGCCAACGCAACGGACGTTCCCGGACCGCTGGATCTTGAGCCGCCTCGCCCACACCATCCGCGCCGTCACGGCGGAGTTGGAGTCATACCGATTCGATCGTGCGGCGGCAGTCCTCTATCAGTTCATATGGCATGAGTACTGCGACTGGTACCTGGAATTGATCAAACCGGTTCTACAAACACCGGAGCACCCCGATGGCGCGAGCACCAGACACACGCTTGTGGAGACGTTGGAAACGACCATGCGACTGCTGCACCCCTTCATGCCGTTCATCACAGAAGAAATTTGGCAGACAATCCCCCATCAAGGAGACAGCATCGTCGTGCAGAACTATCCGGGCCCTGACCAGGCCTGGACCGCGCCTGATGCAGAACAGCACTTCGCGTTGTTTGAACAAACAGTGGGACTCGCACGGACCGGTCGAGCCCTCTTGAATTACCCGCATGGGCAGCAGATTTCGTTTCACGTCGGACACGACGACCCAAACAAGCAGAGTCGGCTCCATGAGTTACAACGACACCTGGCCCACCTCAGCCGTGGCACCATTGAAGTGAGTTCGCCGCGTGATTGGCCGGCGGCACGATTGCTGAGACTTGTCATGGAAGGCCTCTCGGTAGGCATCGCAGTCGCCGAGGACGTCGACCTCAAGAAAGCAATTGAGCGCCTGGCAAAACAAATCACGGAGACCGACAAGGAATTGCAACGGATCGACGGGAAACTGAAGAACGCCGAGTTCGTGTCGAAAGCTCCGCCCGACGTGATTGCCGAGCATCAGAAGCGCGTGCAGACCCTGTCCCGCGATCACGTGTTGCTGACCAACAGCGATCGGCAGCTCCGCGCCATGTTCGCAACCTGA
- a CDS encoding response regulator — MASPIFVVDSSPAVRRLVEQISTPEGFEVVGFQDGPAALEGARRSSPSLIIADYHLDNMTFSGFCKEINNLDHLAETCLISLVNPADRPDENLLRTLGVKAFLKKPFQSEDLLGVLKALQQKQAGSSNGQGLKRRVWPPTSTSTDSDDDAAINHLLSGDGQEETVDQPGSSLRASLTPSVAPAAPEDAMKGLFDQLLQSMTTRSQQSLAELLPRVIDEKLAAHVRPTVQKEVQAQLGNILSQEYLTTIIQPLVSQSLPALIRKELEAGEPIIRQTVSDVAKASIGGSVDRLVKDQVESGIQQHLPTVVREQVGSVDQLVKDELQRAVLKQAPLLADDLVRAAVGETIEQAVQRIVPDIAEQHIKAELRRLIETEEASHSSQA, encoded by the coding sequence ATGGCTTCACCGATCTTTGTGGTGGACAGCAGCCCGGCGGTGAGACGGTTGGTGGAACAGATCTCAACACCCGAAGGGTTTGAGGTCGTTGGGTTTCAAGACGGACCAGCCGCCCTTGAGGGCGCTCGGCGCAGCAGCCCCTCGCTGATCATTGCGGACTACCATCTCGACAACATGACTTTTTCGGGGTTTTGCAAGGAGATCAACAATCTGGATCATCTGGCAGAAACCTGTCTCATTTCATTGGTAAATCCAGCTGATCGCCCGGACGAAAACCTCCTTCGCACGTTGGGTGTCAAAGCATTTCTGAAGAAACCGTTTCAATCTGAGGATTTGCTCGGCGTGCTGAAAGCTCTTCAACAGAAACAGGCTGGTTCCTCGAATGGCCAAGGTCTGAAACGGCGCGTCTGGCCGCCGACTTCGACCTCAACCGACTCCGATGATGATGCGGCGATCAACCACCTGCTAAGTGGCGACGGTCAGGAGGAAACTGTGGACCAACCTGGAAGCTCACTCCGTGCATCACTGACGCCGTCGGTCGCTCCCGCGGCCCCTGAAGATGCCATGAAAGGCCTCTTCGACCAACTCTTGCAATCGATGACCACCCGAAGCCAGCAGAGTCTTGCCGAGCTGCTCCCTCGCGTGATCGACGAGAAATTGGCAGCCCATGTCCGACCAACCGTTCAGAAGGAGGTGCAGGCACAGCTAGGAAACATTCTCTCTCAGGAATATCTCACAACGATCATTCAGCCCCTCGTCTCTCAGTCATTGCCCGCACTCATCAGAAAAGAACTCGAGGCCGGCGAGCCCATCATCCGGCAAACCGTATCCGATGTGGCCAAAGCTTCCATCGGAGGAAGCGTCGATCGACTGGTCAAGGATCAGGTCGAATCCGGAATCCAACAACACTTGCCCACGGTCGTGCGGGAACAGGTAGGATCGGTCGATCAGCTGGTCAAAGATGAGCTTCAACGTGCGGTACTGAAACAGGCCCCGCTACTGGCAGATGACTTGGTAAGAGCCGCAGTTGGAGAAACCATTGAGCAGGCTGTCCAGCGAATCGTGCCTGATATCGCCGAGCAGCACATCAAGGCTGAACTCAGACGTCTGATCGAGACTGAAGAAGCGTCACACTCCTCTCAGGCCTAA
- a CDS encoding HAD-IA family hydrolase, translating into MSSAIQVVFFDAADTLFHVQGSVAEIYLRYAVECGFSQKPDSLVAIKQAFSRAFHEAPPPVFAAAEPARIKQSERLWWFDIVHHVFYRVGMFERFDEFFDHVFRVFEDHRSWRLFPETASTLTRLKERDLELGIISNFDSRLFTVMRGLGIADAFDTVTISSLAQAAKPAPQIFHMALEKHGIDPEEALHVGDSLRDDVEGAKQAGLHAVLLDRDGKRQAAGVRTIKSLEELFPLLDRFEE; encoded by the coding sequence ATGAGCTCGGCGATACAAGTGGTGTTTTTCGATGCAGCCGATACCCTCTTTCACGTGCAGGGGTCGGTCGCTGAAATCTATCTTCGATATGCAGTGGAGTGTGGCTTTTCCCAGAAGCCGGACTCGTTGGTCGCGATCAAACAAGCATTCAGCCGAGCGTTCCATGAAGCCCCGCCGCCGGTCTTTGCGGCGGCTGAACCGGCTCGGATCAAGCAGAGTGAACGGCTGTGGTGGTTCGATATCGTTCATCACGTTTTCTATCGTGTAGGCATGTTCGAGCGATTCGACGAGTTTTTCGATCACGTGTTTCGTGTGTTTGAGGACCATCGTTCATGGCGCTTGTTTCCTGAAACAGCTTCCACCTTGACTCGGCTCAAAGAACGGGATCTGGAGCTCGGCATCATTTCGAATTTCGATTCCCGTCTATTTACCGTGATGCGTGGACTCGGAATCGCCGATGCATTTGACACGGTGACCATCTCAAGCTTGGCGCAAGCCGCAAAACCTGCTCCCCAGATCTTTCACATGGCGCTGGAGAAGCACGGGATCGATCCGGAGGAGGCCCTGCATGTCGGCGATAGCCTGCGAGACGACGTTGAAGGTGCGAAGCAAGCTGGGCTTCACGCCGTCCTGTTGGATCGTGACGGAAAACGGCAAGCAGCAGGCGTTCGGACCATCAAGAGCTTGGAGGAGTTGTTCCCGCTTCTAGATCGGTTCGAGGAGTAA